A single region of the Leptothrix cholodnii SP-6 genome encodes:
- a CDS encoding H-NS histone family protein produces MSTYQELIAQRAALEKQTADLEKQIADTLKAERSNVINQIKTLMADHGITAADLGGKVGRPPKAAVAGAQPRKVAAKFRDPSTGETWSGRGLKPKWLTAALESGRKIEEFTL; encoded by the coding sequence ATGTCCACCTATCAAGAACTGATTGCCCAGCGTGCTGCCCTTGAAAAGCAGACCGCCGATCTCGAAAAACAGATCGCAGACACTTTGAAGGCTGAACGCAGCAATGTGATCAACCAGATCAAGACGCTGATGGCCGACCATGGCATTACCGCCGCCGATCTGGGCGGCAAGGTCGGGCGCCCGCCCAAGGCAGCGGTGGCCGGCGCGCAGCCTCGCAAGGTTGCGGCCAAATTCCGCGACCCCTCGACCGGCGAAACCTGGTCCGGCCGCGGCCTCAAGCCCAAGTGGCTGACGGCCGCACTGGAATCCGGCCGCAAGATCGAAGAATTCACTCTTTGA
- a CDS encoding C40 family peptidase, producing the protein MLQIRTFFRLACVVALTGLGLGASAAPVDAGAAPVVSTAVPAKPTNLIGTSADAVARFLQESGVLASTETAGASTDALMQQVRNTASDLVVSAMDFLGVRYRRGGTSADTGFDCSGFTRHVFENSVGLLLPRRSRDQASLAGLLNVKRDELKPGDLVFFNTMRSAFSHVGIYVGDGKFIHSPRTGSTVRIEDMGEAYWTKRFNGARRAPSLAESSSLSAKLQAEVQAKTSAFSGDASVSATR; encoded by the coding sequence ATGCTTCAGATTCGCACCTTTTTCAGACTTGCCTGCGTGGTCGCCCTGACCGGCCTGGGCCTGGGTGCGTCTGCTGCGCCGGTCGACGCCGGCGCCGCGCCTGTCGTGTCGACCGCCGTCCCCGCCAAGCCGACCAATCTGATCGGCACCAGCGCCGACGCCGTGGCGCGATTCCTTCAGGAGTCCGGCGTGCTGGCCAGCACGGAGACTGCCGGTGCCTCGACCGACGCGCTGATGCAGCAGGTGCGCAACACCGCGTCCGATCTGGTGGTGTCGGCGATGGATTTCCTGGGCGTCCGGTATCGGCGTGGTGGCACGTCGGCCGACACCGGCTTCGACTGCAGCGGCTTCACCCGTCACGTGTTCGAGAACAGCGTCGGCCTGCTGCTGCCGCGCCGCTCACGCGACCAGGCCAGCCTGGCCGGCCTGCTGAACGTCAAGCGCGATGAACTCAAGCCTGGCGATCTGGTGTTCTTCAACACCATGCGCAGCGCGTTTTCGCACGTGGGCATCTATGTCGGCGACGGCAAGTTCATCCACTCGCCGCGCACGGGCAGCACGGTGCGCATCGAAGACATGGGCGAGGCCTACTGGACCAAGCGCTTCAATGGCGCCCGGCGTGCGCCGAGCCTCGCCGAGTCGTCCTCGCTGTCGGCCAAGCTCCAGGCCGAGGTTCAGGCCAAGACCTCGGCCTTTTCCGGCGACGCATCGGTTTCAGCCACCCGCTGA
- a CDS encoding sensor histidine kinase, whose amino-acid sequence MGFMGHGQVSEGAVVELRERLVATVSHEFRTPLAVIQASAGLIRRRVGTLSVDEHDARRMLASCERIEQATSTMVAAIERVLLIDRIGAGDEPHRPRLCVPGDVLMSLAASLQERGDVPREVRLDVQQAQVQGLLDPLVLRQVATQLLDNAFKYSPPDSVVTLHARCEANRFHLRISDHGIGIDAAEMALLFEPFHRAPAVRDLPGMGLGLTLVHQLLQLADGQIRIESTPQVGTTVSVSLPLSPAAKETAS is encoded by the coding sequence ATGGGTTTCATGGGGCATGGGCAGGTGTCGGAGGGGGCGGTCGTCGAGTTGCGTGAGCGGCTTGTGGCGACCGTCAGCCACGAGTTCCGCACGCCGCTGGCGGTGATCCAGGCCAGCGCCGGCCTGATCAGGCGCCGCGTCGGCACGCTGTCGGTCGATGAGCACGATGCCCGGCGCATGCTGGCGTCGTGCGAGCGCATCGAGCAGGCCACGTCGACGATGGTGGCCGCGATCGAGCGGGTGCTGCTGATCGACCGCATCGGTGCGGGCGACGAACCGCACCGGCCGCGCCTGTGTGTGCCCGGTGACGTGCTGATGTCGCTGGCCGCCAGCCTGCAGGAGCGCGGCGACGTGCCTCGCGAGGTGCGGCTCGACGTGCAGCAGGCGCAGGTGCAGGGTCTGCTCGACCCGCTCGTGCTGCGCCAGGTGGCGACCCAGCTGCTCGACAACGCCTTCAAGTATTCGCCCCCCGACAGCGTGGTGACACTGCATGCGCGCTGCGAGGCGAACCGGTTTCACCTGCGCATCAGCGACCACGGCATCGGCATCGATGCCGCCGAGATGGCGCTGCTGTTCGAGCCGTTCCACCGTGCGCCGGCCGTGCGCGATCTGCCCGGCATGGGACTGGGCCTGACCCTCGTGCACCAGCTGCTGCAACTCGCCGATGGCCAGATCCGGATCGAATCGACCCCTCAGGTGGGCACCACCGTGTCGGTCAGCCTGCCCCTGAGCCCCGCTGCGAAAGAGACCGCCTCATGA
- the ispD gene encoding 2-C-methyl-D-erythritol 4-phosphate cytidylyltransferase codes for MPIDIPSDCYALIPCAGVGSRAGVDGPKQYHPVAGRAVVAHTLAALGQVTRLRAMLVVLSADDTQFESAVPGFDAAWVARAGGSTRARTVLAGLHELRRRGACEHDWVLVHDAARCLIRPEWVDRLIDACSGDPVGGLLALPVADTLKQSHEGRVGSTVDRTGKWAAQTPQMFRLGLLDAALAAAGAAVTDESSAIEALGHAPRLVRGDFCNFKLTWPEDFALAQRLLHRSDV; via the coding sequence ATGCCGATCGACATCCCCTCTGATTGCTACGCCCTGATTCCTTGCGCGGGCGTGGGCTCCCGCGCCGGTGTCGACGGTCCCAAGCAGTATCACCCTGTCGCGGGACGCGCGGTCGTGGCCCATACGCTGGCCGCACTGGGTCAAGTGACCCGTTTGCGCGCGATGCTGGTGGTGCTGTCTGCGGACGACACCCAATTCGAGTCGGCCGTGCCCGGCTTCGATGCGGCCTGGGTGGCGCGTGCCGGCGGATCGACCCGCGCCCGGACCGTGCTTGCGGGCCTTCATGAGCTCAGGCGTCGAGGGGCCTGCGAGCACGACTGGGTCCTGGTGCACGACGCCGCCCGGTGCCTGATCCGGCCCGAGTGGGTCGACCGCCTGATCGACGCTTGCAGCGGCGACCCGGTCGGCGGCTTGCTGGCGCTGCCGGTGGCCGACACGCTCAAGCAGTCGCACGAGGGGCGTGTCGGCTCGACCGTCGATCGCACCGGCAAGTGGGCCGCCCAGACGCCGCAGATGTTTCGCCTGGGCCTGCTGGATGCGGCACTGGCCGCGGCCGGCGCAGCGGTCACCGACGAATCCAGCGCGATCGAGGCGCTGGGTCACGCGCCGCGACTGGTGCGGGGCGATTTTTGTAACTTCAAGTTGACCTGGCCGGAAGACTTCGCGCTCGCGCAGCGGCTGCTGCACCGGTCGGACGTCTGA
- a CDS encoding Mor transcription activator family protein: MRKGKPKPAEIIGRLVDIGVERLVADAGIDADMARTIIREVAHIFFSEYGGNEIYFPKDLAFPLYRRDVAIWREFTGTNGWELARRHGLSERQIRYICEAMRKQAVRLNQLELPGLDEPD; this comes from the coding sequence GTGAGAAAGGGCAAGCCGAAGCCGGCCGAGATCATCGGCCGCCTGGTCGACATCGGTGTCGAGCGGCTGGTTGCCGATGCAGGCATCGACGCCGACATGGCCCGCACGATCATTCGCGAGGTGGCGCACATTTTCTTCAGCGAGTACGGCGGCAACGAGATCTATTTCCCGAAGGATCTGGCGTTTCCGCTCTATCGGCGCGATGTGGCGATCTGGCGCGAATTCACCGGCACCAACGGCTGGGAATTGGCCCGGCGCCACGGCCTGAGCGAGCGGCAGATTCGCTACATCTGCGAGGCGATGCGCAAGCAGGCCGTGCGGCTGAACCAGCTGGAGTTGCCGGGGCTGGATGAGCCTGATTGA
- a CDS encoding Fe(3+) ABC transporter substrate-binding protein: MTQPSRSTPFAAIVLGAVALLGFPSAHAQEQVLNLYSARHYQTDEALYSNFTRSTGIKINRVDTDDAALIQRLKTEGAASPADVVLMVDAARLWRAETDGMFLPIKSRVLEQRIPATLRGKDDGNGSQWFGFSTRARVVVYNKIKVKAQDVDTYEKLADAANKGRFCSRSGSHPYNLSLFGAYLEHAGPANTENWLKGLVANMARDPKGGDTDQIKAVASGECSVALSNTYYIARLMRSNKPDDRQVMEQVGVIFPNQQSWGTHVNVAGGAVARHAKNRAAAISFLEYLASDEAQRYFADGNNEYPSATGVKTANPALEALGSFKQELIPISVVGQNTVKVQQMLDRVGYK; this comes from the coding sequence ATGACACAACCGTCCCGTTCGACCCCGTTCGCAGCCATCGTTCTGGGTGCTGTCGCGCTGTTGGGCTTCCCCTCGGCGCACGCCCAGGAGCAGGTGCTCAATCTCTATTCGGCTCGCCACTACCAGACCGACGAGGCGCTCTACAGCAACTTCACCAGATCCACCGGCATCAAGATCAACCGGGTCGACACCGACGATGCCGCGCTGATCCAGCGCCTGAAGACCGAAGGCGCAGCCAGCCCGGCCGACGTGGTCCTGATGGTCGATGCGGCGCGACTGTGGCGTGCGGAGACCGACGGGATGTTCCTGCCAATCAAGTCGCGTGTGCTCGAACAACGCATTCCGGCCACCTTGCGCGGCAAGGACGACGGCAACGGCTCGCAATGGTTCGGCTTCTCGACCCGCGCGCGGGTGGTGGTCTACAACAAGATCAAGGTCAAGGCGCAGGACGTCGACACCTACGAAAAACTCGCCGATGCGGCCAACAAGGGGCGTTTCTGTTCGCGCTCGGGTTCACACCCGTACAACCTTTCGCTGTTCGGCGCCTACCTCGAACACGCCGGCCCGGCAAACACCGAAAACTGGCTCAAAGGTCTGGTCGCCAACATGGCGCGCGACCCGAAAGGCGGCGACACCGACCAGATCAAGGCCGTTGCCAGTGGCGAATGCAGCGTTGCGCTGAGCAACACTTATTACATCGCCCGACTGATGCGCTCGAACAAGCCCGATGATCGCCAGGTCATGGAGCAGGTCGGCGTGATCTTTCCGAACCAGCAAAGCTGGGGCACCCACGTGAATGTCGCCGGTGGCGCTGTCGCCCGCCATGCCAAGAATCGCGCCGCGGCGATCAGCTTCCTCGAATATCTGGCCAGCGACGAGGCCCAGCGCTATTTCGCCGACGGCAACAACGAATACCCGTCGGCCACCGGCGTGAAGACCGCCAACCCGGCACTCGAAGCGCTCGGCAGCTTCAAGCAGGAGTTGATTCCGATATCGGTGGTCGGCCAGAACACGGTCAAGGTTCAGCAAATGCTCGATCGGGTCGGCTACAAGTAA
- the moaA gene encoding GTP 3',8-cyclase MoaA — MSERNIIAITPLSPRGLRVAIPATSPDDAGSPLVDALGRPLRDLRISVTDRCNFRCSYCMPKEVFDKNHQFLPHAQLLSFEEITRLARIFVERGVRKIRLTGGEPLLRKNIERLIEMLAVLRTPDGQALDLTLTTNGSLLARKARSLRDAGLQRVTVSLDAMDDAIFRRMNDVDFPVADVLEGIAAAEAAGMAPIKVNMVVKRGTNDHEVLPMARHFRENHGARVVLRFIEYMDVGATNGWRMDEVLPSAQLQARIHAEYPLHALEHANVGETAERWGYQDGRGEIGFISSVTQAFCGDCNRARLSTEGQLYLCLFAGQGHDLRTLLRGPVDGRSATDADISAAVDALWRARRDRYSQLRSELPASPAGSARRVEMSYIGG; from the coding sequence ATGTCTGAACGCAACATCATCGCGATAACGCCCCTCTCGCCGCGCGGCCTGCGGGTGGCGATTCCGGCCACGAGCCCGGACGACGCGGGCAGTCCCCTCGTCGATGCGCTGGGCCGGCCGCTTCGCGATCTGCGGATCTCGGTCACCGACCGCTGCAACTTCCGCTGCAGCTACTGCATGCCCAAGGAGGTGTTCGACAAGAACCACCAGTTCCTGCCGCATGCGCAACTGCTGAGCTTCGAGGAGATCACCCGTCTGGCGCGCATCTTCGTCGAGCGCGGCGTGCGCAAGATTCGGTTGACCGGCGGCGAACCCCTGCTGCGCAAGAACATCGAGCGGCTGATCGAGATGCTGGCGGTGCTGCGCACGCCCGACGGCCAGGCACTCGATCTCACCCTCACCACCAACGGTTCGCTGCTGGCGCGCAAGGCGCGCTCGCTGCGCGATGCCGGCCTGCAGCGGGTGACGGTCAGCCTCGACGCGATGGACGACGCGATCTTCCGCCGCATGAACGACGTCGACTTCCCGGTCGCCGACGTGCTCGAGGGCATCGCCGCCGCCGAAGCCGCGGGCATGGCGCCGATCAAGGTCAACATGGTCGTCAAGCGTGGCACCAACGACCACGAAGTGCTGCCGATGGCGCGCCATTTCCGCGAGAACCACGGCGCGCGCGTCGTCTTGCGGTTCATCGAGTACATGGACGTGGGCGCCACCAACGGCTGGCGCATGGACGAGGTGCTGCCGTCCGCCCAGTTGCAGGCCCGGATCCACGCCGAATACCCGCTGCACGCGCTCGAACACGCCAACGTCGGCGAAACCGCCGAGCGCTGGGGCTACCAGGACGGCCGCGGCGAGATCGGCTTCATCTCGAGCGTGACCCAGGCCTTCTGCGGCGACTGCAACCGGGCCCGCCTGTCGACCGAGGGGCAGCTCTACCTGTGCCTGTTCGCCGGTCAGGGACACGATCTGCGCACCCTGCTGCGCGGCCCGGTCGACGGTCGCAGCGCCACCGATGCGGACATCTCGGCCGCGGTCGATGCGTTGTGGCGCGCCCGCCGTGATCGCTATTCGCAACTGCGCAGCGAACTGCCCGCCAGCCCGGCAGGCTCCGCCCGCCGTGTCGAGATGAGCTACATCGGCGGCTGA
- a CDS encoding response regulator, with the protein MNKTVLVIDDSSVLRDIMREVLEDAGFNVIEAPHGQLGLERAQQLAPDIVLCDINMPVLDGYGFVQAARAHEHLRTVPILMVTAMAEKKSMRRAMEAGADDFLSKPFTPEELVSAVTGQLARRERHEADTERSLDRLRGALLTSVPHELRTPLTNILGYSQLLIARGGRISADQQADMHRHIHDSAQRLSRTIGRYMAWSELNAARGGGQLRSGERVDAHGLTDVLASKAFRTLVLDSLPGEWASLPSNDRMLAGRLLRFDLAPAQIHCHCDDLLRVLAELISNGIKFSVPGATVSLEGRMQPGGDYHVDVRNHGPALPAQVQKVSGALIQFGREQHEQQGSGLGLALCGLLAQRNGAGVQWVRTDGAPNVVRLKLAARAVAEPQAGSEASAAA; encoded by the coding sequence ATGAACAAGACCGTCCTGGTGATCGATGACTCGAGCGTGCTGCGCGACATCATGCGAGAGGTGCTGGAAGACGCCGGTTTCAATGTCATCGAAGCACCGCACGGCCAGCTCGGGCTGGAGCGGGCCCAGCAGCTGGCACCCGACATCGTGCTGTGCGACATCAACATGCCGGTGCTCGACGGCTACGGCTTCGTGCAGGCCGCGCGCGCCCACGAACACCTGCGCACGGTGCCGATCCTGATGGTCACGGCGATGGCCGAGAAGAAGTCGATGCGCCGCGCGATGGAGGCCGGCGCGGACGACTTCCTGAGCAAGCCGTTCACGCCCGAAGAACTGGTGTCGGCGGTGACCGGCCAGCTGGCGCGGCGCGAGCGCCACGAGGCCGACACCGAGCGCAGTCTCGATCGCCTGCGCGGTGCGCTGCTGACGTCGGTGCCGCACGAGTTGCGCACGCCGCTGACCAACATCCTCGGCTATTCGCAGCTGCTGATCGCGCGCGGCGGGCGCATCTCGGCCGATCAGCAGGCCGACATGCATCGCCACATCCACGATTCGGCGCAGCGGCTGTCGCGCACCATCGGCCGCTACATGGCGTGGTCCGAACTGAATGCGGCGCGCGGCGGCGGCCAGTTGCGCTCGGGCGAGCGGGTCGACGCCCACGGACTCACCGATGTGCTGGCCAGCAAGGCGTTCCGCACCCTGGTGCTCGACAGCCTGCCCGGCGAATGGGCCAGCCTGCCGAGCAACGACCGGATGCTGGCTGGCCGCCTGCTGCGTTTCGACCTGGCGCCGGCACAGATCCATTGCCATTGCGACGACCTGCTGCGCGTGCTGGCGGAGTTGATCTCCAACGGCATCAAGTTCTCGGTGCCGGGCGCCACGGTTTCGCTCGAAGGCCGCATGCAGCCGGGCGGCGATTACCACGTCGACGTGCGCAACCACGGCCCGGCCTTGCCCGCGCAGGTGCAGAAGGTCAGCGGCGCGCTGATCCAGTTCGGTCGCGAGCAGCACGAGCAGCAAGGCAGCGGCCTCGGCCTGGCGCTGTGCGGCCTGCTGGCGCAGCGCAACGGTGCGGGGGTGCAGTGGGTTCGCACCGATGGTGCGCCGAACGTGGTGCGCCTGAAGCTGGCGGCCCGCGCGGTGGCCGAACCGCAGGCTGGCAGTGAGGCGTCGGCTGCCGCCTGA
- a CDS encoding NAD-dependent epimerase/dehydratase family protein has translation MKVLVTGAAGFIGMHVAQAFLARGDEVVGIDDLSDQYEVALKYARLSRIQSHPRFRFLKMDVSDRPAVNACFAANGFEQVVHLATQAGGGRAVSHPRESAQPNLVGFINMLEGCRQHGVPHMVYASSSNVYSGLRQMNLASRNLHGPSASEVEAHKMPNELMAQTYSRLHGLATTGLRFFTVYGPWGRPDMAYYGFTRALLAGDPIPSTHGGAVSHGLTYVDDIVAGILQALRLPSRTMADERAHPGAQARVLNIGSHDPVRLLDFVAALENAVGREAELKMMPMNFDDAGVPVDTTLQRQPDLVGERRSTMPLAEGVQRFVHWYLGYHGLRSGKEPSAQRRAAVFEDPSSVQMMPALRSLISRSTQGQHIGGAH, from the coding sequence ATGAAGGTGCTTGTCACGGGTGCGGCCGGTTTCATCGGCATGCACGTTGCTCAGGCGTTTCTTGCGCGCGGTGACGAAGTGGTCGGCATCGACGACCTGAGCGATCAATACGAGGTGGCGCTGAAGTACGCGCGACTGTCGCGCATCCAGTCGCATCCGCGATTCCGTTTCCTGAAGATGGACGTGTCGGACCGGCCGGCCGTGAATGCGTGCTTTGCGGCGAACGGCTTCGAGCAGGTGGTCCATCTGGCCACCCAGGCCGGTGGCGGGCGGGCGGTGAGCCACCCGCGCGAAAGCGCCCAGCCGAATCTGGTCGGCTTCATCAACATGCTCGAAGGCTGCCGCCAGCACGGCGTGCCGCACATGGTCTATGCCAGCAGTTCGAACGTCTACAGCGGCCTGCGGCAGATGAATCTGGCCAGTCGCAACCTGCACGGGCCGTCGGCCAGCGAGGTCGAGGCGCACAAGATGCCCAACGAACTGATGGCGCAGACCTACAGCCGGCTTCACGGCCTGGCGACCACGGGGTTGCGCTTCTTCACGGTCTACGGCCCGTGGGGACGTCCGGACATGGCTTATTACGGTTTCACGCGCGCGCTGCTGGCGGGTGACCCGATTCCGTCGACGCATGGTGGCGCGGTCAGCCACGGCCTGACCTATGTGGACGACATCGTCGCCGGCATCCTGCAGGCGCTGCGCCTGCCGTCGCGCACGATGGCCGACGAACGAGCCCATCCCGGTGCCCAGGCGCGGGTGCTCAACATCGGCAGCCACGATCCGGTCCGGCTGCTCGATTTCGTGGCGGCACTCGAGAACGCAGTCGGTCGCGAGGCCGAACTCAAGATGATGCCGATGAACTTCGACGATGCCGGCGTGCCGGTCGACACCACGTTGCAGCGTCAGCCCGATCTGGTCGGCGAACGACGTTCCACCATGCCGCTGGCCGAGGGTGTGCAGCGCTTCGTCCACTGGTATCTGGGCTACCACGGGCTGCGCTCGGGCAAGGAGCCCTCGGCACAGCGCCGGGCTGCGGTCTTCGAGGATCCGTCGTCGGTCCAGATGATGCCGGCGTTGCGCAGCCTGATCAGCCGGTCGACGCAGGGCCAGCACATCGGCGGCGCTCATTGA
- the ispF gene encoding 2-C-methyl-D-erythritol 2,4-cyclodiphosphate synthase, whose product MTSTKLPALRIGEGWDTHALVPGRDLWLGGVRIPHTLGLLGHSDADALLHAITDAVLGAAGLGDIGRHFPDTALEHKGADSHRLLSVAAQRAAEAGWQVVNVDCTVVAQAPRMAAHIPAMCQRIASALAVAPDQVNVKAKTAERMGPVGRGEAIEARAVCLLMRG is encoded by the coding sequence ATGACTTCGACGAAACTGCCGGCCCTTCGCATCGGCGAGGGCTGGGATACCCACGCGCTGGTACCTGGGCGCGACCTGTGGCTGGGCGGCGTGCGGATCCCGCACACGCTGGGTCTGCTCGGCCACTCCGATGCCGACGCGCTGTTGCACGCCATCACCGATGCGGTGCTGGGGGCCGCGGGGCTGGGCGACATCGGCCGCCACTTTCCGGACACCGCACTCGAGCACAAGGGCGCCGATTCGCATCGGCTGCTGAGCGTTGCGGCGCAGCGTGCTGCCGAGGCCGGCTGGCAGGTCGTCAATGTCGATTGCACCGTCGTCGCCCAGGCGCCGCGGATGGCCGCGCACATTCCGGCGATGTGCCAGCGCATCGCCTCGGCACTGGCCGTTGCGCCCGATCAGGTCAACGTCAAGGCCAAGACGGCCGAGCGCATGGGGCCGGTCGGCCGCGGCGAGGCGATCGAGGCGCGCGCGGTCTGCCTGCTGATGCGGGGCTGA